Part of the Candidatus Polarisedimenticolaceae bacterium genome is shown below.
TGCCTCCATCCACCGCGGGACCGTCATGCCTCCCACCGGACCGCGATCTCCTCGAGGCACACCCCGCCGTTCCGGTGCTGGACCCTGGAGGTCTGCCCCAGCCCGTACTTCGGACCGAAGACCCAGTCCGTGTGGACGTGGCCGTTGGCGGGCTCGATCCAGAAGTCCACGATCGCGTTCTCGAAGAGCTCGCCGCGGATCGCGCCGTGGTCGACCGCCTCCCGCGACGCAGGGTCGAGCTCCCGCACGGCACCGTCGAAGATCTCCCAGGCCGAGACGACCGCGGCTTCCTCGAATCGCGCGTCGCGGCGACTCAACGCCGTCACGGCGGTCCTGAGGAACTCCGCGTATTCCGGGCTCGTGGGATCCTCCGGCTCGGGGATCGGGTGGAACGGAGGGAGCACGACGTCCTCGTGTTGCCGGAGGTAGAACTTCGAGCACGGCGGCCCGACCGAAGGGACTCCGTCCTCCGCGGACGCCTCCCGCATCATCGCGAGGATGCGATCGAGCAGGTAGTTGCGAACCTCGAGCGTCAGGAGCGTCATCGCGACGGCCCCGCGAACCCGCAGCGTGCGACTCGAATCACGGCACTCACCCCGAGTAGGCGCCGTGACGTTACGCCCCTGCACGGGCGCCGTCAATCACACACGTCCGACCCGCTCGAGCCTCCGAGCCCACAACATCGCGAGCCCCCCGACGACGAGGGTCGCCGCCGTCCCGGTCCCCACCAACAGTCCCCACGGCGGCCTCGCCTCCCGGCTCGCCACCGGGAGATCGGCGCGCTCCACGGGACGATCGTCCCCGGCGAGGGCGGCGATCGGGACGAGCAGGACGAGGGCGAGGCAGGCGGCTCGGAGCATGGAACGGTAATACGCGCGAGCCGTCCGGAAGTATCCTCGCGCGATGGCCGGAGACTTCGACGTCGCCATCGTGGGTCTGGGCGCCATGGGGAGCGCCGCCGCCTGCCACCTCGCGCGCCGCGGCCGACGCGTCCTCGGCCTCGACCGATTCACCCCGCCCCACGCCCTGGGCTCCTCGCACGGCGAGACCCGGATCATCCGCGAGGCCTACTTCGAGCATCCGCTCTACGTGCCGCTCGTCCAGAGGGCGTACACGCTCTGGACGGAGCTCGAGGAGCTCGCGGAGCGCGAGCTCCTCCGGACGACCGGAGGGGTGATGATCGGTCCTGCCGGCGGGATCCTGGTCGAAGGGGCGCGGCGCAGCGCCGAGGAGCACGGGCTCCGCCACGAGCTCCTCTCCGCCCGCGAGGTGCGGCGACGATTCCCGGCCCTCTCGCCGAGCGAGGCGATGGTGGGGGTGTGGGAGCCGCGCGCGGGGGTCCTCTTCCCCGAGGCCTGCATCGAGGCCCACCTCGAGGTCGCGCGATCTTTCGGCGCGACCCTCGTGTACGGCGAGCCGGTGATCCGCTGGTCCCCCGACGGCCGCGGCGTCCGCGTCGTCACGCCTCAGGGGGACTACGTCGCGGCGCAGTTGCTCCTCACCGCGGGGAGCTGGATGCGCGCGCTCGCCCCGGAGGCCGGGCTGCCGCTCACCGTGACGCGACAGGTCCTCTGCTGGTTCGCGCCCGCCGCGACCCCCGAGCACTTCGCCCCGGCGAGCTGCCCGATCCACCTCTGGGAGGACCTGCCCGGCCGCTTCTTCTACGGCTTCCCCGACTTCGGCACCGGCGTGAAGCTCGCGATCCACCACGAAGGGCGCGCCACCGACCCCGACCACGTGCGCCGCGAGGTCGGGGCCGGCGAAGTCGAAGACCTTCGCCGTCGCTTCCGCCGCTTCATGCCCGCCGCCGACGGCCCGCTCCTGCGGACGGCGGTGTGTCTGTACACGAATACCCCCGACGAGCACTTCTGGATCGACCGGCATCCCGGGCACCCGCAGGTCCTGATCGCGAGCCCCTGCTCGGGGCACGGCTTCAAATTCGCGAGCGCGATCGGCGAGATCCTCGCGGACGAGCTGACCGGGAAGCCGACGTCGTTCGACCTGGAGCCGTTCCGGAGGCGCTGACCTTCGCTACCGCCGCGCCTTCACCCGCTTCGGCTCCCCGCCCACGAGGTGGAGCGCCTCTTCGTAGTCGGCGCCGAACCCGATGCGTGTGATCGCCTTCAGGCGGTACGGCGTCGCGGTCTTGTCCCAGCGCGCCGAGGGGTCGATCTCACGAAGGAACATCCAGCCGTCCTCGATCCCCTCGACGCGCCCGATGAAGCAGACCTCGGGGTCGATCCGCTCGAGGTGGATCGTGAGCATCGGCCCCACCCGCGCCGCCGTCCGGATCATCGCCTCGGGGTCGGCGAGCGAGACCCGCGGCTTGCGCGGCAGACGCTCCCCGCGCCTGCGGAGGGCCGCCTCGACGAATGCGGCGCGAGGGTAGGGCCGGACCTCGCGCAGGTCCTGGACGCGGAAGCACTCGAAGCCGTCGAACCAGACCCGGTCATTCACGACGGCGACCAGGGCGAACTCCGGCCCCACGTCGAGCACGTACCCCATCACCTCGGTCTTCTCGAACCGCGTGTGGAAGCGGATCAGTCGCTGGGCGCGGCGGGCATCCAGGAGGCGCTTGCGGGTCGAGGCGATCGACATCGTGGGATCTCCGTGCGTCGCGCCACTCTACCGCGAGAGGCGGTCGGCGGAGCCCTATACCTTCTCCAACCCCCGCCGCGGCTCGGCGATCAGCTCTTCGTGGATCAGGTGCAACTGCCTCAGGTTCGGCTGCGTCGGATCCTGACGGACGTGGGCGCGTTCGAGTCCCCCCTCCCGTTACTCATACCCCTCCCGAGGATCTTCACTCGTCTGGATGAGGATCTCCTCGGGAAGGACGTTCACGTGGAGGTTCACGAACGCCTTCAGGTCGAACCTCGCCTCGGCCGTACGCCCCGACAATCGGTCCAGGACCTCGATGCGATAACGACGGCTCGGGAGGGTCGTCCAGCGCTGGACCGCGACCGCGGGGGAGGCGGACACCGGCTCGACACGCTCGTCGAAGAGGATCCGCTCGTTGAGCGTGATCAGCAGCCGCACCGCATTCGGCCCGGGATTCCAGATCACGAGGTGGACGTTGTTCGCACCGGGTTGCGTGGCGATCGCCAGCTTCCCGGGCCCCGGGCCGCAGGCGGACGACAGCCCGGCAACGAGGAGCACGATGCTGACCGCCACCTTCCGCCGCTTGAGGATCACGAGCGCGATCCCGCCGAGGATCGCGACCGAAGCGAGGATCAGCCTCAACGTCAGCGCCTCCCCGAGGAAGACGATCCCGCCCAGCGCCGCCAGGACCGGCACGCTCAACTGAATCGTCGCCGCGCTCGTCGCCGGAAGCGCGGGAAGGGCGGTATACCAGATCGCGTACCCGATCCCGGAAGCCAGCGCCCCCGAGGCGATCGCATACCCCGCCCCGGCGGCGTCGAACGTCATACGGGAAAAGGTCACCGCGCTCAACGCGATCGAGAAGGGCACCGCGCGCGCGAAGTTCCCCGCCGTGACCTTCGTCGGATCCCCCGCCCCTCTCCCGCGCAGCGAATACACCCCCCACGCGACCCCGGCGCTCAACATCAGCACGGAACCCACGAGCGGCGGCGCGGAGAGCCCCGGGAGGAGGAGCCCTCCCAACCCTCCGAGCGCGAGCACGAGCCCGGCGGTCTGCACCGGCCGCAGGCGTTCCCCCGCCCACAGGCCGCGTCCGATCATCGTCGCCTGCACGGCGCCGAAGAGGAGCAGCGCCCCCGTCGCCGCGGGGAGGCTCAGGTAGGCGAACGAGAACCCGGCGGCGTAGACGAACAGCGCGAGAGCCGACGGCCAGCTTCCGCCGCCGGGGCGCGGACCGCGGTTCGTGCGCGCGATCAGGCCGAGCATCAGCGCGCCGGAGACGATGCGGATCGTCGTGAAGGTCGCCGCGTCGATCGCGGTGTGCTTGAGGGCGACCCGACAGAGCAGGGAGTTGCCGGCGAAGGCCGTCATCGCGAGAGCGGTCAGGATGAGGACTCGGGTGAAAGTCATCCGATCGCCATTCTCACCCCAATCTCGCCGCCTTCAGCCGGAGGTAGTTCCGCTCCGGAAGGCTCGACGTCCCCTCGGCCGCCGCGCGGTAGTGGGCGATCGCCGCCTCGCGCTCCCCCAGCCGCTCGCAGAGGTGCCCGCGCACGGCGGCGAGGCGGTGATGCCCCGCGACGCGCGGGTCGTCGTCCAGCGACTTCAACCGCTCGAGCCCCGCCGCCGGGCCGTGGACCATCGCCACCGCCACCGCCTCGTTGAGCGCCACCATCGGGGAGTCGGCGACGCGACGGAGCAGTCCGTAGAGCGCAAGGATCTGCGGCCAGTCGGTCTCCTCCCAGGACTTTGCCTCCCCGTGCACCGCGGCGATCGCCGCCTGGAGCTGGTAGGGGCCGACGGCCCCCCGCGACAGCGCCCGGGTGAGCAACGCGACCCCTTCGGCGATCGCGGCCCGGTCCCAGACCGTTCGGTCCTGCTCGTCGAGCGGAACGAGCTCCCCTCCAGGACCGGTGCGGGCGGCCCGCCGCGCGTCGGTGAGGAGCATCAGCGCGAGCAGTCCCGCCGTCTCGGCGTCGGCGGGGAGGAGGCGGTGCAGCTCGCGGGCGAGGCGGATCGCCTCCCCGGAGAGATCGACGCGGTAGAGGCTCGGACCCGCGCTCGACGCGTATCCCTCGTTGAAGATCAGGTAGAGGACGTGTTGGACCGCGTCGAGGCGTTCGGCGCGTTCGGTCGCATCCGGGAGCTCGAAGCGCGCCCCGGCGCTGCGGATCGCCTGCTTCGCCCGGAAGATCCGCTGCCCCATCGTCGCTTCGGGAACGAGGAACGCGCGCGCGATCTCGCCCGTGGTCAGGCCGCCCACCGCCCGAAGTGTGAGGGCGATCGCCGACGAGGGCTGAAGCGCGGGGTGACAACACATGAAGAGGAGCGTGAGGGTGTCGTCCTCCTCGGGCTGCGGCAGGATCTCGGGGGCCGAAACGTGACGGTCGTCGATCGGGAGCGCCACCGCGGTCTCCCGACGCCGCCGAGCGATCTGCGTCCGCCGCAGGTCGACCATGCGACGCGCGGCGACGCGGATCAGCCACGCGCACGGGTCGTCGGGGATCGTCCCCTGCGGCCAGTGCGACGCGGCGGCGATCAGCGCCTCCTGGACGGCGTCCTCGGCGTCGGCGAAGTCCCCGAAGCGTCGGGCCACCGCACCGAGCACCCGCGGCGCGAGATCGCGCAGCAGGCGCTCGTGCGACGGATCCAGGCGGGTTGGCGTCACGCCTCGACGGGCGCGCAGCGCATCACTTCACGCACCTCGATCGCCATGTTGAGGGGCTTGCCGTCGGGACCCGGCGCGGACGACGCCTTCGCGGCGATCCGGTGGGCGGCATCCGGCGACTCGACGTCCACGATCCAGTACCCCGCGAGGAACTCCTTCGACTCGGCGAACGGCCCGTCGGTGACCTCGGGGTTCCCGTTCTTTCCCGCACGGACGATGCGGGCCTGGGCGGGCATCGCCAGCCCCTCGGCGCCCACGAGCGCCCCCTCGCTCTGGAGGTTCTTGTTGAGCTCCATCATGAAGGCGATGTGGGCGTTCAGCGCCTCCGGGGACCAATGCAGGATCCCCCAATCGCCGTCGCCCCTGGGCGCGTGCATCATCAGCATGAACTTCATCGTTGGGACTCCATTCCGGTGTCGAAGCGCGCCCCCATCGGCGCGTTCGGGGAGACGTCGGAGCTGCGAGGGAGACTACGACACTTTCCCCGAAATATTTTTGGCAACTAAAGGGTTGCGTTTCCGGCCGCCCCGGTCCATACTCCCGATGTGCAACCGTTTGGTTGTCTAAAGGAGCCCCACATGACTCACTTCCGTCAGAACCTCCTGCTCCAAGCCACCCCCGCGGCGATCTACGCCGCGCTCACCACGAAGGAAGGCCTGCGCGGCTGGTGGTCGCAGGATTGCCAGGGCCAGACGCACCCGGGAGGCGTGCTCACCTTCCGCTTCGGCCCCCACCACAAGGAGATGCGCATCGAGAAGATGGAGGCGGACCGCGAGGTGCGCTGGCGTTGCGTCGGAGCACACATCGCCTTCCTCGAGAAGAAGGACGAGTGGGTCGGGACCCAGATCGTCTTCCGGCTGACGCCGGAGGGGGAGGGGCGCACGCGCCTCGAGTTCGAGCACGTCGGCCTCGTGCCGTCGTTCGAGTGCTACGAAGTGTGCGACAGCGGTTGGAAATACTTCCTGGCGAGCCTCCGGGGATTCGTCGAGACGGGTCGCGGCACGCCGCACGAGCTCGTCGCGGAGAAGGCGAGCTGACATGAGCACCACCTCGGAAACCGACCGCATCGAGCGCAGCATCCACATCCAGGCCCCGCGCGAGCGGGTGTTCCGCGCCTTGACCGACGCCGAGGAGTTCGGCACGTGGTTCGGCGCGGAGCTGAAGGGGCAGACGATCGCCCCCGGACAACGCGTCCGCGGGCCGATCACGATCCCCGGTTACACCCACGTCGTCTTCGACGTGGTCATCGATCGCGTCGAGCCGCCGAACCTGATGTCGTACCGGTGGCATCCGCACGCCATCGAGCCGGGCGTCGACTACTCGAAGGAGGAGCCGACCCTCGTGACCTTCACGCTGAAGCCAACGCCCGGGAACGGCACGATGCTGACGGTGGTCGAGACCGGCTTCGACAACGTCCCCCCGCACCGCCGTCTCGTCGCGTTCCGCGGAAACTCCGCCGGATGGGCGATGCAGCTCGAGAACATCGCGCGCCATGTCACCGCTTAAGGGCAAGGCGAAAGGGAAGGAGCGTTGGGACGCCGAGGCGCGGGTCTTCGCCGCCCTCGGCGATCCCACGCGCCTGAAGCTGGTCGTCGTGTTGTGCGCGGGGGGTGCGTTCTCGATCGCGCAGCTGACGGCGAACACCGACATCAGCCGACAGGGCGTAACGAAACACCTCCAGGTGCTCTCCCAGGCGGGCGTGGTCCGCGACGTGAAGTCGGGACGCGAACGCCTGTGGCAGCTGGAGCCCGCTCAGATCGAGGAAGCCAGGCGCACCCTCGAGGTGATCGGGAGGCAGTGGGAGACGGCTCTCGGACGGCTCAAGGCGTTTGCGGAGAAGGACTGACCATGCGGCTCGTCAGGCTGAGAGCGCCGGGAGGCCTGGAGAATCTCCAATCCGTCGAGGAAGATCCGCCCGAGCCGGGGCCGGGTGAGCTTTTGGTCCGGATCCGGGCCGGCTCGTTGAACTTCCACGACGACATGGTGGTGCTGGGGAAGATCCCCTGCGCCGACGGCCGCGTCCCGCTGTCCGATGGCGCGGGAGAGGTGACGGCGGTCGGCGACGGCGTCGAGGACTTCGAGGTCGGAGATGCCGTCGTCAGCACGTTCTGGCCGTATTGGCTGGCGGGCGACATGACCCCGGCGACGAGACGGGAGATCCCGGGAGAGAGCGTCGACGGTTATGCCCGCGAGTACGCGAGTTTGCCGGCGCACGCCTTCACGAAGGCACCGCCGGGCTGCACGCACGCGGAGGCGTCCACGCTCCCCTGCGCGGGGGTTACCGCCTGGAGAGGCCTGGTGGTGTGCGGCCGGGTGAAGCCCGGCGACACGGTGCTGGTCCTCGGCACGGGCGGCGTCTCACTCTTCGCGCTGCAATTCGCGAAGGCCGCCGGCGCCCGCGTCATCGCGACGTCGTCCTCCGAGGAGAAGCTGGAGAAACTCACGCGCCTCGGCGCCGACGACGTCATCCACTACAAGGCCGTGCCGGAATGGGGCAGGAAGGCGAAGGAGCTGACCGACGGACGCGGCGTCGATCATGTGATCGAGGTCGGCGGCCCCGGCACCCTGGCGCAATCGATCGCGGCCTGCAGGACGGGCGGGCATGTCGCCGTGATCGGCGTCCTGACCGGTTTCGCGGGTGAAGTGTCGATCCCGGCCCTGTTCTCGAATCAGATCCGGATCAGCGGGATCTCCATCGGCAGCCGTGCCGATCAGGAGGAGATGATCCGGGCCATCACGGTCAACCGGTTGAGGCCCGTGATCGACCGCCGCTTTCCCTTGCAGGAGATCGTCGCCGCCTTCGCGCACTACGAGTCCCGGTCGCATTTCGGCAAGGTGTGCGTCGAGTCTTGAGGTCGCCACCGCGAAGACGGATCACGTCCTCCGCGGGACCTCGTACACGAGCTCCGCGAATCCCGGCCCCATCTGCCGGACCGAGACGAGGCGCAGGGGCGGGAAGGCGATCTCCCGCGGAAGCAGCGGCCTTCCCGAGCCCAGCGTGACGGACCCCACCTGGACGATGATCTCGTCCAGCAGGCCGGCGTCGTGGAATTGCCCGACCAGGTCCCCGCCGCCGACGAGCCAGACGTTCTTGTCCCCCGCCGCGGCCCGCATTGCCTCGTGCACGGGGCGCACGTCCCCGCGAACGAACCGGATGTCCGCCCCCGGGATCTGCGGGAGCTCGCGGCTCGAGAACACCCAGGTCGGTTGGGTATAGGGCCAGGGCTCACCGGACGGGTCCCCCGGCTTGATGGCGTGGCGGAGCATCCACGCGTAGGTGGACGAGCCCATGGCGAGCGCGCCGACCTCCTTGATGAAGCTCGGGTAGCCGGTCTCTTCGACGTCGCCGAGCTGGAACAGCCACTCGAGCGAGTGATCGTCGGTCGCGATGAAGCCGTCGAGGCTCGTGGCGGTGTAGTACTGGGTTCGCATGGGGGAAGAATAACCGCGGGTCGTCTTCAGGCGTTGATCCGCAGCAGGTGGCTCACCGCCAGCGCGCAGACGTACAGCCCGACCCCGAACACGGTGTGCGTGGCGAGGCTCTTCAGCCGGGCCTGCGCGGGCTTCGGCGCGCGGGAGGAGGCCGGGCCGAGGCCGAGCGACGGCTGCAGCACGAAGAACGGGAAAACCACGGTGCCGATGCCGAAGAGCAGCGCGGGGAGAAGCGTCGGTCGCGCGAGCGCCTCGCCGGAGGTCAGCACGACGAACGCGAGCGCGAGCCCGATCCCGATGGAGTAGTGGGCCATCCAGCCGACCGCGCACTCGAGGGGCTTACGGGACGCGGCGTTGATGTTCGCGTGCCGGAACGTCCCGTCGGGCATGTGTCGGATCCACCGTCCCAGCAGGCAGTAGTTGAGCGAGGGGATGCCGAACGCTCGCTTCAGGAACAGATTCCAGAGGTCCATGACCACGCTCGCGCCGAGGCCGATGGCGACGGCTCCGAGGATGGTCTTCGGTTCAAGGGGCATGAATCTCCTCCACCGGCGTCTCGCCGTGCCTCGTTGGGATGTCGGGACGTTACGGGGAAGGCGAACCGATCCGGAGATGCTCCGCCAGGAACGAAACCACGTGCGCCTCATACCCCTCCGGATCGAACTCCAGGAAATCCTGGTGCAGCGCCCCGTTCACGACCCAGAGCTCCTTCGGTTCGCTCGCCGCGTCGAAAAGCTCCAGCGACTCCTCGAGCATCGTGTGCCGGTCGAGCGAGCCGGCGACGACGAGAACGGGCGCTCCGAGCCGGCCGATCGAACGGATCGGCTCCAGCTCCTCGGGGGAGATGCCGAGGCGAGGCTCGAGCTGAACGAGCAGCAAGGGTGCGAGCGCCCCCGCGAGCGAGCCGAAGCGAAGGCGGAGGCGGTTCCGCACCGCCCGCGACAGGCGCGGGTACACCGCCTCGAGGACCACGGCGTGGACGCCGGCCGGTTGGGGTCCCAGGAGCAGCGACGCCCCGCCGAGCGAGCACCCGACGACTCCGATGCGACGTTCCGGCGCATTCCTGCGAAGCCACGCGAGCGCCGCCGTCACATCTTCCGACTCGCGCTTGCCGAAAGTGATCGCCTCGCCGGGGGTTTCCCCGTGGCCATTAAGGTCGATGAGGAGGGCCGAGAAGCCGTGGCTTCGAAGGACCTCGGCGCGAGAGAGCATCGCCCTCCGGTCGGCGCGCACCCCATGAAGGAGGAGGACGACCGGCGTCGATTGTCCGGCGTCCATCCACCACCCGGCTACGGCGTGCCCTGTCGCGGGAATGGTCACCGCTTCGGCTTCGGCGCCCGGAGGCAGCGGCACGACGTGCTGAACCGGCGCAGTGAGCTTGCCGCCCAGGATCCAGACGGTGGCAGACCCTGCGACGCCGACGGCCAGCACCGCCAGCAGGAGGACGCGCACAACGCGAGGTTCGTATTCGCGCATCACGATGAGATTCCCATCGACGGGCCGACCGCCCGGGCGAAGCCTACCCTTTCCACCGCCGCGCCCACTCCGGAGCTTCCTTCGTCTCGAACCGGTCGTCGGTCAAATCGACGAGCCGCGCAAAACGGCCCGCTCGTTTCCCTGTCACCTCGGCGGCCCAGACGCAGCCGTCCGCGAGCACGACGAGCCTCCCGCGCTGATCCCAGTCGACCCATTCCACGGACTTCCGCGGCAGTTCGATGGGACCGGCAGGCCCCTCGACCTCGAATCGCTCCTTGTAGCGAAGCCGCTCGAGGGTGCAGATCAT
Proteins encoded:
- a CDS encoding YciI family protein, which codes for MKFMLMMHAPRGDGDWGILHWSPEALNAHIAFMMELNKNLQSEGALVGAEGLAMPAQARIVRAGKNGNPEVTDGPFAESKEFLAGYWIVDVESPDAAHRIAAKASSAPGPDGKPLNMAIEVREVMRCAPVEA
- a CDS encoding SRPBCC domain-containing protein is translated as MTHFRQNLLLQATPAAIYAALTTKEGLRGWWSQDCQGQTHPGGVLTFRFGPHHKEMRIEKMEADREVRWRCVGAHIAFLEKKDEWVGTQIVFRLTPEGEGRTRLEFEHVGLVPSFECYEVCDSGWKYFLASLRGFVETGRGTPHELVAEKAS
- a CDS encoding DUF6596 domain-containing protein; this translates as MTPTRLDPSHERLLRDLAPRVLGAVARRFGDFADAEDAVQEALIAAASHWPQGTIPDDPCAWLIRVAARRMVDLRRTQIARRRRETAVALPIDDRHVSAPEILPQPEEDDTLTLLFMCCHPALQPSSAIALTLRAVGGLTTGEIARAFLVPEATMGQRIFRAKQAIRSAGARFELPDATERAERLDAVQHVLYLIFNEGYASSAGPSLYRVDLSGEAIRLARELHRLLPADAETAGLLALMLLTDARRAARTGPGGELVPLDEQDRTVWDRAAIAEGVALLTRALSRGAVGPYQLQAAIAAVHGEAKSWEETDWPQILALYGLLRRVADSPMVALNEAVAVAMVHGPAAGLERLKSLDDDPRVAGHHRLAAVRGHLCERLGEREAAIAHYRAAAEGTSSLPERNYLRLKAARLG
- a CDS encoding metalloregulator ArsR/SmtB family transcription factor, whose amino-acid sequence is MSPLKGKAKGKERWDAEARVFAALGDPTRLKLVVVLCAGGAFSIAQLTANTDISRQGVTKHLQVLSQAGVVRDVKSGRERLWQLEPAQIEEARRTLEVIGRQWETALGRLKAFAEKD
- a CDS encoding dihydrofolate reductase family protein; the protein is MRTQYYTATSLDGFIATDDHSLEWLFQLGDVEETGYPSFIKEVGALAMGSSTYAWMLRHAIKPGDPSGEPWPYTQPTWVFSSRELPQIPGADIRFVRGDVRPVHEAMRAAAGDKNVWLVGGGDLVGQFHDAGLLDEIIVQVGSVTLGSGRPLLPREIAFPPLRLVSVRQMGPGFAELVYEVPRRT
- a CDS encoding NAD(P)-dependent alcohol dehydrogenase translates to MRLVRLRAPGGLENLQSVEEDPPEPGPGELLVRIRAGSLNFHDDMVVLGKIPCADGRVPLSDGAGEVTAVGDGVEDFEVGDAVVSTFWPYWLAGDMTPATRREIPGESVDGYAREYASLPAHAFTKAPPGCTHAEASTLPCAGVTAWRGLVVCGRVKPGDTVLVLGTGGVSLFALQFAKAAGARVIATSSSEEKLEKLTRLGADDVIHYKAVPEWGRKAKELTDGRGVDHVIEVGGPGTLAQSIAACRTGGHVAVIGVLTGFAGEVSIPALFSNQIRISGISIGSRADQEEMIRAITVNRLRPVIDRRFPLQEIVAAFAHYESRSHFGKVCVES
- a CDS encoding SRPBCC family protein yields the protein MSTTSETDRIERSIHIQAPRERVFRALTDAEEFGTWFGAELKGQTIAPGQRVRGPITIPGYTHVVFDVVIDRVEPPNLMSYRWHPHAIEPGVDYSKEEPTLVTFTLKPTPGNGTMLTVVETGFDNVPPHRRLVAFRGNSAGWAMQLENIARHVTA
- a CDS encoding DUF2938 domain-containing protein — translated: MPLEPKTILGAVAIGLGASVVMDLWNLFLKRAFGIPSLNYCLLGRWIRHMPDGTFRHANINAASRKPLECAVGWMAHYSIGIGLALAFVVLTSGEALARPTLLPALLFGIGTVVFPFFVLQPSLGLGPASSRAPKPAQARLKSLATHTVFGVGLYVCALAVSHLLRINA
- a CDS encoding DMT family transporter, translated to MTFTRVLILTALAMTAFAGNSLLCRVALKHTAIDAATFTTIRIVSGALMLGLIARTNRGPRPGGGSWPSALALFVYAAGFSFAYLSLPAATGALLLFGAVQATMIGRGLWAGERLRPVQTAGLVLALGGLGGLLLPGLSAPPLVGSVLMLSAGVAWGVYSLRGRGAGDPTKVTAGNFARAVPFSIALSAVTFSRMTFDAAGAGYAIASGALASGIGYAIWYTALPALPATSAATIQLSVPVLAALGGIVFLGEALTLRLILASVAILGGIALVILKRRKVAVSIVLLVAGLSSACGPGPGKLAIATQPGANNVHLVIWNPGPNAVRLLITLNERILFDERVEPVSASPAVAVQRWTTLPSRRYRIEVLDRLSGRTAEARFDLKAFVNLHVNVLPEEILIQTSEDPREGYE
- a CDS encoding alpha/beta fold hydrolase codes for the protein MRVLLLAVLAVGVAGSATVWILGGKLTAPVQHVVPLPPGAEAEAVTIPATGHAVAGWWMDAGQSTPVVLLLHGVRADRRAMLSRAEVLRSHGFSALLIDLNGHGETPGEAITFGKRESEDVTAALAWLRRNAPERRIGVVGCSLGGASLLLGPQPAGVHAVVLEAVYPRLSRAVRNRLRLRFGSLAGALAPLLLVQLEPRLGISPEELEPIRSIGRLGAPVLVVAGSLDRHTMLEESLELFDAASEPKELWVVNGALHQDFLEFDPEGYEAHVVSFLAEHLRIGSPSP
- the solA gene encoding N-methyl-L-tryptophan oxidase, which codes for MAGDFDVAIVGLGAMGSAAACHLARRGRRVLGLDRFTPPHALGSSHGETRIIREAYFEHPLYVPLVQRAYTLWTELEELAERELLRTTGGVMIGPAGGILVEGARRSAEEHGLRHELLSAREVRRRFPALSPSEAMVGVWEPRAGVLFPEACIEAHLEVARSFGATLVYGEPVIRWSPDGRGVRVVTPQGDYVAAQLLLTAGSWMRALAPEAGLPLTVTRQVLCWFAPAATPEHFAPASCPIHLWEDLPGRFFYGFPDFGTGVKLAIHHEGRATDPDHVRREVGAGEVEDLRRRFRRFMPAADGPLLRTAVCLYTNTPDEHFWIDRHPGHPQVLIASPCSGHGFKFASAIGEILADELTGKPTSFDLEPFRRR